A window of the Lolium perenne isolate Kyuss_39 chromosome 7, Kyuss_2.0, whole genome shotgun sequence genome harbors these coding sequences:
- the LOC127316557 gene encoding chitin elicitor receptor kinase 1: MDPPPPLLPLLLLLLAAGSSTAFAAGDGCTVGTGCDLALGSYLVGTDQNATYIGQLFGHGDNYRLLQPYNPGQPNLDFIRVGDRVNASFPCRCRARPADPAATYLAGSFPHDVKTGETYTSIAEPYNNLTTVDWLAATNSFPPNQIPDVGTVNVTVNCSCGDPAVSRDYGLFLTYPLRGGETLASVAASHGFSSPGQLDMIKKYNPGMDGVTGSGIVYIPVKDPNGSYRPLQSSGKGASAGAIAGGVVGGVTALVLAMLVFLFYRRRKAKQGALLPSSEESSRLASTISMQKVTPSATQADGASPSAGITVDRSVEFSYEELFNATEGFNLIHKIGQGGFGAVYYAELRGEKAAIKKMDMQATQEFLAELKVLTHVHHLNLVRLIGYCTEGSLFLVYEFIENGNLSQHLRGTGYEPLSWTERVQIALDSARGLEYIHEHTVPVYIHRDIKSANILIDKNTRAKVADFGLTKLTEVGGTSLQTRVVGTFGYMPPEYARYGDVSPKVDVYAFGVVLYELISAKDAIVRSAESATDSKGLVYLFEEALNSPDPKEGLRKLVDPKLGDDYSIDNILKMTHLANACTQEDPKLRPTMRSVVVALMTLSSTSEFWDMNALYENPGLVNLMSGR; the protein is encoded by the exons ATGGACCCTCCTCCTCCGCTCCTCCccctgctgctgctcctcctagcCGCGGGCTCCAGCACCGCCTTCGCCGCGGGGGACGGCTGCACCGTGGGCACGGGCTGCGACCTCGCGCTGGGCTCCTACCTCGTGGGCACGGACCAGAACGCCACCTACATCGGCCAGCTCTTCGGGCACGGCGACAACTACCGCCTGCTCCAGCCCTACAACCCCGGGCAGCCCAACCTGGACTTCATCCGCGTCGGGGACCGCGTCAACGCCTCCTTCCCCTGCCGCTGCCGCGCGCGCCCCGCCGACCCCGCCGCCACCtacctcgccggctccttcccgcaCGACGTCAAAACGGGGGAGACCTACACCAGCATCGCCGAGCCGTACAACAACCTCACCACCGTCGACTGGCTCGCCGCCACCAACTCCTTCCCGCCCAACCAGATCCCCGACGTCGGCACCGTCAACGTCACCGTCAACTGCTCCTGCGGCGACCCGGCCGTGTCCAGGGACTACGGCCTCTTCCTCACCTACCCGCTCAGGGGCGGCGAGACGCTCGCCTCCGTCGCGGCTAGCCATGGCTTCTCGTCGCCCGGGCAGCTGGACATGATTAAAAAGTATAACCCTGGGATGGACGGGGTCACTGGCAGCGGCATCGTCTACATCCCTGTCAAAG ATCCCAATGGAAGTTACCGTCCTCTGCAATCAT CAGGGAAAGGAGCTTCGGCAGGAGCAATAGCAGGAGGTGTTGTGGGTGGCGTAACTGCACTAGTCCTGGCTATGTTGGTATTcttgttttataggcgaagaaagGCGAAACAGGGTGCGCTGCTTCCATCTTCTGAAGAGTCTAGCCGGCTAG CCAGTACAATATCCATGCAAAAAGTGACGCCATCGGCCACGCAAGCTGATGGAGCTTCACCATCTGCTGGCATTACAGTTGACAGATCAGTGGAGTTCTCATATGAAGAACTTTTTAATGCTACAGAAGGCTTTAACTTGATTCACAAAATCGGACAAGGTGGTTTTGGTGCTGTCTATTATGCTGAGCTTAGAGGGGAG AAAGCTGCCATAAAGAAAATGGACATGCAGGCTACTCAAGAGTTCCTTGCTGAGTTAAAGGTTTTGACACATGTTCATCATCTGAATCTG GTGCGCTTGATTGGTTATTGCACAGAGGGTTCTCTGTTTCTTGTCTATGAGTTTATCGAGAATGGCAACTTAAGCCAGCATTTGCGTGGAACTG GTTATGAGCCTCTGTCTTGGACTGAAAGAGTTCAGATTGCACTAGATTCAGCTAGAGGTCTTGAGTACATTCATGAGCATACTGTTCCAGTCTACATACATCGGGATATCAAATCCGCAAACATATTGATAGACAAGAACACACGTGCAAAG GTTGCAGATTTTGGTCTCACAAAACTTACAGAAGTTGGTGGTACATCATTGCAAACACGTGTTGTTGGTACATTCGGTTACATGCCTCCAGA ATATGCTCGATACGGTGATGTTTCTCCCAAGGTTGATGTCTATGCCTTTGGTGTTGTCCTGTACGAACTTATTTCTGCGAAAGATGCCATTGTCAGATCAGCTGAATCTGCTACTGATTCAAAGGGATTAGTTTATCTG TTTGAGGAGGCtctcaactcaccggatccaaagGAAGGCCTCCGGAAGCTGGTCGATCCAAAGCTGGGAGACGATTACTCCATCGACAACATTCTCAAG aTGACGCACCTAGCGAACGCGTGCACACAGGAGGACCCCAAGCTGAGGCCCACGATGCGATCCGTGGTCGTCGCCCTCATGACGCTATCTTCCACGAGCGAGTTCTGGGACATGAACGCCCTCTACGAAAACCCGGGCCTGGTCAACCTCATGTCCGGGAGATGA
- the LOC127316556 gene encoding uncharacterized protein, translating into MKMAVSVVLLISLLSAIAPLPSEALNVRGHLLKSKTFCSPPILLAPGSVSNKFYADIDFPQGHLAIKSFDAEVVDENGVPVPLHETYLHHWVAEPYYALKNSNHSTDTQKLPKGVLKRNDGVCKTTLGQYFGLGSETRHTATWVPDPYGIEAGNPEKAPEGYEEKWLLNVHAIDTRGVADKPGCTECKCSFYNVTIDEYGRTIPKNYIGGLNCCYDQTQCQVKEGFNGEVRKLFLQYKVTWLDWTDAVVPVKIYIFDVTDTALLDGTPEHSCKVEYQVDECSSVNRANKDCTHVKTSRAVLPRGGDIVFGVAHQHSGGSGSSLHGQDGRLLCESLPTYGTGQEAGNEANYIVGMSTCYPKPGSIKVSDSEVLTVVSNYSSDRQHTGVMGLFYILVAEPQQLAPAPSLCFSFPAKWCLPAWITSNM; encoded by the exons ATGAAAATGGCTGTGTCTGTTGTGCTGCTCATATCACTCCTATCTGCTATCGCCCCACTACCCTCTGAAGCCCTCAATGTGAGAGGTCATCTACTGAAGTCAAAGACGTTCTGTTCTCCACCCATCTTATTGGCTCCTGGATCAGTCTCAAACAAGTTCTACGCTGATATTGACTTTCCTCAAGGACACCTTGCCATCAAGAGCTTTGATGCAGAGGTTGTCGATGAGAACGGCGTCCCTGTGCCGCTCCACGAGACTTACCTGCATCACTGGGTTGCAGAACCATACTATGCTTTGAAGAACAGTAATCACAGCACTGACACACAGAAGCTTCCAAAGGGGGTGCTTAAAAGGAATGATGGAGTGTGCAAGACCACACTAGGCCAGTACTTTGGGCTTGGTTCCGAGACTCGTCACACCGCCACATGGGTCCCTGATCCTTATGGAATAGAGGCAGGCAATCCGGAGAAGGCCCCTGAAGGTTATGAGGAGAAATGGTTGCTCAATGTTCACGCCATCGACACGAGGGGTGTGGCCGACAAGCCTGGCTGCACCGAGTGCAAGTGTAGCTTCTACAATGTTACAATAGATGAGTATGGGCGCACAATCCCAAAGAACTATATTGGCGGGTTGAATTGCTGCTATGATCAGACCCAGTGTCAGGTCAAAGAAGGGTTCAATGGTGAGGTGCGGAAGCTGTTCTTGCAGTACAAGGTGACGTGGCTCGATTGGACTGATGCGGTGGTGCctgtcaagatttacatatttgaCGTTACTGACACCGCTCTGCTTGATGGGACTCCTGAACATTCTTGCAAG GTTGAGTACCAGGTCGATGAATGCAGCTCAGTAAACCGAGCCAACAAGGATTGTACGCATGTTAAGACTTCTAGAGCAGTGTTACCGCGTGGAGGAGATATCGTGTTCGGTGTTGCACACCAGCACTCTGGCGGTAGCGGTTCTTCTTTGCATGGCCAG GACGGACGCCTTCTATGCGAATCTCTTCCAACCTACGGCACAGGACAGGAGGCAGGGAACGAGGCAAACTACATCGTCGGCATGTCGACGTGCTACCCAAAGCCGGGGTCCATCAAGGTCAGCGACAGCGAGGTGCTGACCGTGGTGTCCAACTACAGCAGCGACCGGCAGCACACAGGCGTCATGGGCCTGTTCTACATCCTCGTGGCCGAGCCCCAGCAGTTGGCTCCTGCCCCATCCCTCTGCTTCAGCTTCCCAGCCAAAT GGTGCTTACCGGCATGGATcaccagcaacatgtga